TGCGGAGTTAATTTATCTGATAAAACAATCTATACATATATGGGTGTCTTGAAGCCCAATCTCGGTAATGCTACATACTGCTCTGCAGGTCAACTTTCACCGCTATTAAAAGACCCGTATTACAGAACAATCGGTATTGGTACAAAAATATTTTTAGGCGGTGGCGTTGGTTTTATCGCCTGGCAGGGTACTCAACATAACCCGACGGTAAAACGAAAACATAATGGTATCCCGCAAGCGCCTGCAGGAACTATTGCGGTAATTGGCGACTTAAAACAGATGAGCCATAAATGGCTTCGTGGAACCAGTATGCTTGGCTACGGCGTCACACTTACCATCGGCATCGGTATCCCGATACCTGTTTTAGACGAAGAAATAGCGAAATTCACAGCAATCAAAGATACCGAAATTTTTACACAGGTTGTTGACTACAGCAAAAATTATCCTGAAGTACTTGCCGGCTCTTTAGGTGAAGTAAATTATGCCCAATTGAAATCAGGCGAGATAGAACTGCAAGGCAAAACGGGCTTGGTAAAAGTGCCAACCGCATCGCTTTCGTCTTACTATAAAGCAGTTGAGATTGCAAATATCCTGAAAGAATGGCTGAAAGAAGGCAGGTTTTTATTAACAGAACCAGTAGAGAAACTGCCAGGTAGTGAAACCGAGTTGACCTGTAAACTATTAAAAGAACGAATATTAACCGAATAAAAGCACCGAATATAACCGAATATGAAAATAATTGAGCCTGAAATAATTATTCGGTTATATTCGGTTAACATTCGGTTTATATTCGTGATATAAGGAGCGAAGCGACTATGACATCAAAAAAAATTGTATTAAAATTCCCAAAACAACTTGGTGATAAACCAGTAATCTACAAACTTGTTAAAGACTACAATTTGGAATTCAATATCCTGAAAGCGGTTATTATGCCGGATGAAGAAGGACTGCTTGTGATGGAACTTAAAGGTACTGCTGACAACTATAAAAACGGCATAAAATATCTTGAAAGTTTGGGTATCTTAATTCAGCCGTTAAGCAAAGATGTAACCCGTGATGAGGAAAAATGTACACATTGTGGTGCCTGCGTAACAATCTGCCCGACATTCGCATTCATAGTTGATAAAAAATCAACTCCAGCAAGAAAAATAGTTTTTGATGATAAGAAATGTATCGCCTGTGAACTCTGTATCCCTGCATGCCCACTACAAGCAATGGAACTCCATTTCTAAAAGTGTCTAGGCTGTCATTCCAAGTAGGGGCAATTCATGAATTGCCCCTATTGGAGTCCCGAACTTGTTCGGGCTAATTTATTGTATCTGGAATTGAAAGGATTGCCACTGAGAACACAGAAAAAATAAACAAGCCCACTAAAGTGGAGAGTAAAAAAAGATTTATACCCGACTTTCCGCCAAGGCGGATCTGCCTTTGGCACGACAGTCGGCAAAAATAAAAGACTCTGACAGGATTTACAGGATTGAAATAAATGTAGCGACCGATTTTACCCGCCTGCCATGAGCCTGTTTACTGACAGTTCGGGGAGTGGGCGGGCAGGTATCGGTCGTCTCGTCCCATATAAAATGGGACGCTACAAAACACAGGAATTTTTTACGGCCTC
This is a stretch of genomic DNA from Elusimicrobiota bacterium. It encodes these proteins:
- a CDS encoding 4Fe-4S dicluster domain-containing protein, whose protein sequence is MTSKKIVLKFPKQLGDKPVIYKLVKDYNLEFNILKAVIMPDEEGLLVMELKGTADNYKNGIKYLESLGILIQPLSKDVTRDEEKCTHCGACVTICPTFAFIVDKKSTPARKIVFDDKKCIACELCIPACPLQAMELHF
- a CDS encoding homocysteine biosynthesis protein gives rise to the protein MMKTITEINEKLKNGEAVILNAEEMIDLVEKEGIKKAAQKVDVVTTGTFGPMCSSGIYINIGHSKPRIKLSAGECFLNDVPAYTGYAAVDISLGATALPPDDPRNKYHPGRFIYGGGHVIEEFVKGKDIKLVAKGYGTDCYPRKKLETFINIKDVNEAVLFNIRNCYQNYNCGVNLSDKTIYTYMGVLKPNLGNATYCSAGQLSPLLKDPYYRTIGIGTKIFLGGGVGFIAWQGTQHNPTVKRKHNGIPQAPAGTIAVIGDLKQMSHKWLRGTSMLGYGVTLTIGIGIPIPVLDEEIAKFTAIKDTEIFTQVVDYSKNYPEVLAGSLGEVNYAQLKSGEIELQGKTGLVKVPTASLSSYYKAVEIANILKEWLKEGRFLLTEPVEKLPGSETELTCKLLKERILTE